In Nocardioides faecalis, the following proteins share a genomic window:
- a CDS encoding DUF262 domain-containing protein: MAELDAENLPLEKVFSSDFEFYIPRYQRPYAWGSDQTLQLLEDLEEALDRGDDEAYFLGSVVLVKKKGVAQAEVIDGQQRLTTLTILMAVLRDLAVDKKVRDGIQQHLADTSKAWKTNAKTKPRLTIRTQDREFFRDHVQDPASTGSIGTLSDTVADTDPRKAIRNNAHLLRERLSSWPDQRRTELFELMLERTFLVVVSTPDQESAYRIFSVMNARGLDLSPTDIFKADVIGAISEDQQDAYADKWDAEESDLGRDGFTDLFRDIRTLRTRDRAKRELLKEFPEQVLNKYLASGQATNFVDDVLVPYSDAFELAEISYFVESAPEWAAVNEWLRRLRQLDNKDWRPPALWALRHHGHDPSYLAEFFRLLERVAVCSMLRGEYATPRAERYLDLLKELDGQAGLGASKFLVPDDEKAEARAALEGEIYRTLRSVRRKYVLTRLDSLLAKESGVTYNHKIISVEHVLPQNPAEGSEWMTLFSEDERRFWTHRLGNLLLLNKRTNSAANRKPFKQKKKSYFQSKGGGTNFQLTAQVLSESAWTPAVVKARHEELLGRLFTEWDLT, translated from the coding sequence ATGGCTGAACTCGACGCCGAAAACCTGCCGCTGGAGAAGGTGTTCTCGAGTGACTTCGAGTTCTACATCCCTAGGTACCAGCGGCCCTATGCCTGGGGCAGCGATCAGACCTTGCAGTTGCTGGAGGATCTGGAAGAGGCCCTCGACCGAGGCGACGACGAGGCCTACTTCCTGGGATCCGTCGTTCTCGTCAAGAAGAAGGGCGTCGCACAAGCCGAGGTCATCGACGGCCAGCAGCGCCTGACAACCCTCACCATCTTGATGGCGGTGCTGAGAGACCTTGCAGTCGACAAGAAGGTCCGCGATGGCATCCAGCAACATCTCGCCGACACCAGCAAGGCGTGGAAGACCAACGCCAAGACCAAGCCCCGGCTCACGATCCGAACCCAGGACCGAGAGTTCTTCCGCGACCATGTTCAAGACCCGGCCTCGACGGGCTCGATCGGCACCCTGTCCGACACCGTCGCCGATACCGATCCGCGCAAGGCCATCCGCAACAACGCCCATCTCCTACGGGAGAGGTTGTCGTCATGGCCGGACCAGCGGAGGACCGAGCTCTTCGAGCTGATGCTGGAGCGGACGTTCCTTGTGGTGGTTAGCACGCCTGATCAGGAGAGCGCCTACCGGATCTTCAGCGTGATGAATGCACGCGGCCTGGATCTTTCCCCCACCGACATCTTCAAGGCTGATGTCATCGGCGCGATCAGCGAGGACCAACAGGACGCATACGCCGACAAGTGGGACGCCGAGGAAAGTGATCTCGGCCGCGACGGTTTCACGGACTTGTTCCGTGACATCCGCACGCTCCGCACCCGCGACCGTGCCAAGCGGGAACTTCTCAAGGAGTTTCCCGAGCAGGTCCTGAACAAGTATCTGGCGAGCGGTCAGGCCACGAACTTCGTCGACGACGTCCTAGTGCCCTACTCCGACGCGTTCGAGCTCGCAGAAATCTCGTACTTCGTGGAATCAGCTCCCGAGTGGGCCGCCGTCAACGAATGGCTGCGCCGGTTGAGGCAACTCGACAACAAGGACTGGCGCCCCCCTGCCCTGTGGGCACTACGGCATCACGGGCACGACCCCAGCTACCTCGCCGAGTTTTTCAGATTGCTCGAGCGCGTTGCCGTTTGCTCAATGCTCCGCGGCGAGTACGCAACCCCGAGAGCTGAGCGATACCTAGATCTTCTCAAGGAGCTCGACGGCCAAGCCGGTCTCGGAGCTTCCAAGTTCTTGGTCCCAGACGACGAGAAGGCGGAGGCGCGAGCGGCACTCGAAGGCGAGATCTACCGCACCCTCCGCTCGGTGCGGAGGAAATACGTCCTTACGCGCCTCGACAGCCTGCTCGCGAAGGAGTCGGGGGTCACCTATAACCACAAAATCATCAGCGTCGAGCACGTGCTTCCGCAGAATCCTGCCGAGGGCAGCGAATGGATGACGCTGTTCAGCGAGGACGAGCGGCGCTTCTGGACGCACCGGCTGGGAAACTTGCTGCTCCTAAACAAGCGAACGAACTCGGCGGCGAACCGCAAGCCGTTCAAGCAGAAGAAGAAGAGCTACTTCCAGAGCAAGGGCGGCGGCACCAACTTCCAGCTCACGGCGCAGGTGCTGAGCGAGTCGGCGTGGACACCTGCCGTCGTGAAGGCTCGGCACGAAGAACTGCTGGGTCGCCTATTCACCGAGTGGGACCTGACCTGA
- a CDS encoding ATP-dependent nuclease yields the protein MRVDFERLLGFKDVSIELDPELQLIAGPNNAGKSTLVRLLEAFFSDPDDVTMLDLKPLNAYYANEGPRALSRITIHFGRLTEEEEEAFAPLVRRDKTFWISLRSSRTGSVSFDASKKPGVDEARAFYGEVLKRFQFVKIPSVRVADGQVTGADSLERLLETLEAVLVRHGAKRSTALQQKYASAISPVESLVRDVLDESAAAIRADLPFQENVVRFRLPDARHALRGMLSEAVIESGGEVSVSVAERGTGFQSALVLGILRYVATQEAQVGGNMLFAIEEPEAFLHPQTQRAMAKIIRDISNDAQVLVTTHSSVLVDSFNVDQIARLPLQSGGLEHWWDRPDLEPADAGRLTRYCSASNSELVFANAVIFVEGEGDHATLEKLLGRLCGAPGGHYAQGITVVEASGISKIRYLVRLAELFGVRSYVLADRDSLHKPGGRQLLEILKERSVPPSASKTQRIHRESDKASSNLKEAIARQKVLNGELAAHDAFVLAADLEGLLLDMFGLTGLVDALGPSGHQAIDRAFAEQLLRDADGHEQMAQWLGSKGWNSTNNKSGKLQPHLPALLVDEWLDAHDNPGRVLGPLLDWLSGIIENASPAPV from the coding sequence ATGAGGGTCGACTTCGAACGACTGTTGGGTTTCAAGGATGTCTCCATCGAGTTGGACCCCGAACTCCAGCTCATCGCGGGGCCGAACAACGCTGGGAAGTCAACGCTCGTGCGCCTGCTCGAAGCCTTCTTCTCCGATCCAGATGACGTCACCATGCTGGATCTGAAGCCGTTGAATGCGTACTACGCAAACGAGGGTCCTCGCGCTCTGTCGCGAATCACAATTCACTTTGGCCGTCTTACGGAGGAAGAAGAAGAGGCTTTCGCGCCGCTAGTCCGTCGCGACAAAACGTTCTGGATCAGTCTTCGCTCAAGCCGAACTGGCTCCGTCAGTTTCGACGCCTCGAAGAAGCCTGGAGTTGACGAGGCGCGAGCTTTCTATGGCGAGGTCTTGAAGCGCTTCCAGTTCGTCAAGATCCCATCGGTCCGAGTGGCTGATGGGCAAGTGACGGGTGCAGACTCCTTGGAGCGGCTGCTGGAGACGCTCGAAGCGGTGTTGGTTCGACACGGAGCAAAGAGGAGCACGGCGCTACAGCAGAAGTATGCGAGCGCGATCTCACCAGTCGAGTCATTGGTCAGGGATGTACTGGATGAGTCGGCGGCTGCTATTCGAGCCGACCTTCCTTTTCAGGAGAACGTCGTACGGTTTCGCCTCCCAGACGCGCGACACGCTCTTCGGGGCATGTTGTCTGAGGCAGTCATTGAGAGCGGCGGGGAGGTATCAGTCTCCGTCGCCGAGCGAGGTACGGGCTTCCAGTCCGCTCTCGTCTTAGGCATCCTGCGCTATGTCGCTACGCAGGAAGCTCAGGTAGGCGGCAACATGTTGTTCGCAATCGAGGAGCCTGAGGCATTCCTGCACCCGCAGACTCAGCGAGCGATGGCAAAGATCATTCGCGACATTTCCAACGACGCGCAGGTTCTGGTGACCACACACAGCTCCGTTCTCGTCGACTCCTTCAACGTCGATCAGATCGCTCGTCTGCCGCTGCAGTCTGGTGGGCTCGAGCATTGGTGGGACCGCCCGGACCTCGAACCGGCAGACGCTGGGCGGTTGACGAGGTATTGCTCCGCTTCCAACAGCGAGTTGGTGTTCGCGAACGCGGTCATCTTCGTCGAGGGCGAGGGAGACCACGCGACCCTCGAGAAGTTGCTGGGCAGGCTGTGCGGCGCCCCTGGGGGACACTACGCCCAAGGCATCACGGTGGTGGAAGCTAGTGGCATCTCAAAGATCCGGTACTTGGTTCGTCTGGCGGAACTCTTTGGGGTCCGGTCGTACGTGCTCGCCGATCGCGACTCGCTCCACAAGCCGGGCGGACGCCAGCTCCTTGAGATTCTGAAGGAGCGCTCGGTTCCCCCTAGTGCGTCGAAGACACAACGGATTCATCGAGAGTCGGACAAGGCCAGCTCGAACCTCAAGGAGGCCATAGCAAGGCAAAAGGTGTTGAACGGTGAGCTGGCTGCCCACGACGCCTTCGTCCTTGCTGCCGATCTCGAGGGCCTGCTGCTCGACATGTTCGGCCTCACCGGGCTAGTCGATGCACTCGGACCCTCTGGGCATCAGGCAATCGACAGAGCGTTCGCCGAGCAGCTACTTCGCGATGCCGATGGCCACGAACAGATGGCGCAGTGGCTCGGGTCAAAGGGTTGGAACTCGACGAACAACAAGTCCGGGAAGCTCCAGCCCCACCTTCCCGCGCTGCTCGTCGACGAGTGGCTCGACGCCCATGACAACCCTGGGCGAGTTCTGGGGCCGTTGCTCGACTGGCTCAGCGGGATCATTGAAAACGCATCGCCAGCCCCCGTATAG
- the smpB gene encoding SsrA-binding protein SmpB, giving the protein MAKKSGAKDVDSNGRKVVASNKKAHHDYHIEDTFEAGMVLQGTEVKSLRLGRASLVDGFVDIDNGEAWLHNVHIPEYAQGTWTNHAARRKRKLLLNRAEIDKIERKVSEKGHTVIPLQLYFVKGRAKIEIGLAKGKKSWDKRQSIASREADREKVVELGRRLKGMRD; this is encoded by the coding sequence GTGGCGAAGAAGTCGGGTGCGAAGGACGTGGACAGCAACGGGCGCAAGGTCGTCGCCTCCAACAAGAAGGCGCACCACGACTACCACATCGAGGACACCTTCGAGGCCGGCATGGTGCTGCAGGGCACCGAGGTGAAGTCGCTGCGGCTGGGCCGCGCCAGCCTCGTCGACGGCTTCGTCGACATCGACAACGGCGAGGCGTGGCTGCACAACGTGCACATCCCGGAGTACGCGCAGGGCACGTGGACCAACCACGCCGCCCGCCGCAAGCGCAAGCTGCTGTTGAACCGCGCCGAGATCGACAAGATCGAGCGCAAGGTCAGCGAGAAGGGCCACACGGTCATCCCGCTGCAGCTCTACTTCGTCAAGGGCCGCGCCAAGATCGAGATCGGGCTGGCCAAGGGCAAGAAGTCCTGGGACAAGCGGCAGTCCATCGCCTCCCGGGAGGCCGACCGCGAGAAGGTGGTCGAGCTCGGCCGGCGGCTCAAGGGCATGCGCGACTGA